The following coding sequences are from one Schizosaccharomyces osmophilus chromosome 1, complete sequence window:
- the not1 gene encoding CCR4-Not complex scaffold subunit 1: MSDMRDKSSSMSDSNHSLPLENKTTAPNDSKIESIVKAQILFLLSTLREDQYDTKLEQIRQLINKNAPGVYHHFLRRLVQGNSYRIFGTGKSSDGLATYKLLLDELKSLTKSWALARRFSDAISGSDSEVFEDFDIETFLNHFQFSPLERTNILIGLTTSIKPSLSKKASALLKEDFQPLLNQLSNPNLQPYMEKVDLDMLREGLFTSDYDRVPLIQVPKFDLVVEKRLANCRPLAALFGNLKNSKATLKTMKEAITKKYPPESVTESDVAFLINSLVAIHDYGSWDTVLMGKAIVSAFEHLDWESMLPMFDNPKFMVTGSPSLILFMTIFTNAFKLKQRIFTLDFLWNLWKNPLSQLSIISHIILTPISLFDIKGYNITPIVSAEDLDGYSEELVNYAKGYEQSNLNCLELVRVLLRLLTEVVTYETSLFLNFLDEKISAELLLLGTLQLSMPWNQVQESLAFQWCSDFFSNFPQHKFVFHRIEHTNPQFLFAFLRSLWLKDSLSIGQIVSFIVENNFVEHVNSIQPNRFALEIAALACARKAINFQAWLDGRLSEFEDAESLNIFLVEVLDFLMVHAALQKSPTENKEQVIPLSIDVVNILLTTLMDNVSISEEVSEHIKDVQILCLQVYPRLFALGHDRDDLIINVNGTNSFSPDVEAEVESFFQALYERKLSIGKIVLTLQTFKKSEDPRDLDLFACLQHSLFDEYRFFPDYPLEALALTAVLFGSLIQFDLLSFVPLGVALRYVYQALLMPTDTKMFRFGMQALVQFQDKLPKYINYCNLILGIPSLQLTRPDIYNSIKEMIASAETSTLEAEKEVVIPETSALPSPKLPSYSFVSIRVPALSFPSVSGEIQESVCDNILFALNNLSQLNFNEKLQTVKESLKPPYLAWFSHYIVTQRVSREANFLTLYSKFLEELKSNDLYKIVFRDTLQAALDILDLDSETLSSIEKSSLKNLGSWLGSITLARNKSITTMNVSFKDLLLEGVDSERIDRVLPFVCKVLEKVTSSDVFKPPNPWLMGILRLLVELYQFADFRLNMKFEIELLLQNINVKIEEIEPSELYRNHLIRKADLERDLPEDVGSQDLRSDANIIMQYIAAASPQIIVSDAVTQIFGKSKAAIKNSMHLIIQQSVLEIISAVVRRSVGISAITTESLIQKDFAAESNPSSLLLAARQMAKTLAGNLAMVTCREPLQMLMINNLRTMILQDVENVHAAVAQAIDELVLQNLFIASSIVETVASETAIAEIDAEIEPMIVERVHHRKTNPNVPFVDPAGAANLHLNLPGILKLSSDLAPQQFQLYENFDRLSLFTIMSNSGYGNVSEARSEVAEGSETPNESVNVPMEDEVNQAALNYARNLLMVIAQILQLSSQVPFTSMQEVPAEHEFHDLVNQFLTGVAAINHPIADHVFLLCAQECCRILLTESASPFILEVFCAILEYICQASKKTAISVSLYWNFSSDIEKLNLPVILSLIRFGILTTAEVDYHVARGIDGEQGKGPVTTFAIGLLNTAVSGENPMALPGNFVNSISSLYKHSPIFAGEVKEAYDQLFESMGKIASPAQDILAVLDNKEQLNDQMIIIFVSWVHLLRNSATDDALKAAFVYQLHKQGILGDLELAIQFFRCNLEAVLVAFLEAASANAPDYCNVDAFASLIVNVVKYSEAKSEESTSLTKSVFFRKIMALITGIFAELHNAMDEFVHQKTFFRLFSSILSELDESNDAFESNFSDIFIIILRSLLAVQPNYFPAFTFAWLSLISHAYLLPKILMANNEEINSLYSEILAAFLKFLSLKDGYDKAQFKLLYNGFLRIVLVLLHDFPGFLATHCYHLIPHIPLECVQLRNMILSAFPNDMHLPDPFAQGLKVGRLPEVACAPLISDNILSSLDDFGSQLSLDTCLISNKPADVGKLYLEAFSSLESSEELNEWANLFILWLIRFATKDLQLKQAPQFQPKSPECVIISTLNKHCNSRCRYFLLTAIANQLRYPSSYTYYASCFFLYLFKSSSNIPQELLIKEQMTMVLLERIICNRPHPWGLLITFTELLKNEDYNFWKHPYIRRNDEIRRLFDSLHEHIMAPSANIMNAREEGTEIMGQV; this comes from the coding sequence ATGTCGGATATGAGAGATAAATCAAGTTCAATGTCGGATTCAAATCATTCATTACCATTAGAAAACAAGACTACTGCTCCTAACGACTCTAAAATCGAGAGTATTGTGAAAGCTCAAATCCTCTTCTTGCTATCCACTTTACGGGAAGACCAGTATGATACAAAACTTGAGCAAATCAGGCAGCTTATCAATAAGAACGCGCCAGGTGTATATCATCATTTCCTTCGTCGTTTAGTGCAAGGTAATTCCTATCGTATCTTTGGTACTGGGAAGTCATCTGACGGTCTAGCGACATACAAGTTGTTGCTAGATGAGCTTAAGTCATTAACAAAATCTTGGGCTTTAGCAAGGCGGTTCAGCGATGCTATTTCGGGGTCTGATTCagaagtttttgaagactTCGATATTGAGACGTTTTTAAACCACTTTCAGTTTTCCCCTTTAGAACGCACAAATATATTAATTGGTTTGACTACCTCCATAAAACCGTCTCTTTCCAAGAAGGCCTCGGCTTTGTTAAAGGAAGATTTCCAGCCTTTATTGAATCAGCTCTCTAATCCTAATCTTCAACCGTACATGGAAAAGGTTGATTTAGACATGTTGAGGGAAGGTCTGTTTACTTCAGATTATGACCGTGTACCGCTGATTCAAGTTCCTAAATTTGATTTAGTGGTTGAAAAGCGTCTAGCTAATTGCCGCCCTCTTGCTGCCCTGTTTGGTAATTTAAAGAATTCGAAAGCTACCTTAAAAACCATGAAAGAAGCCATAACCAAGAAATATCCTCCCGAATCCGTTACCGAATCAGATGTCGCTTTTCTCATAAATTCTCTAGTTGCGATTCATGACTATGGTTCATGGGACACAGTCTTGATGGGAAAGGCAATTGTATCAGCCTTTGAGCATTTAGATTGGGAATCGATGCTTCCCATGTTCGATAATCCTAAATTTATGGTTACTGGAAGCCCTAGTCTCATCCTATTCATGACTATTTTCACTAATGCTTTCAAACTCAAGCAACGAATTTTCACAttggattttctttggaatctttggaagaacCCCTTATCCCAGCTATCTATTATTTCGCATATTATTTTGACAcctatttctttatttgacATCAAAGGGTATAATATAACCCCTATCGTTTCTGCTGAAGATTTGGATGGTTACAGTGAAGAACTTGTTAATTATGCTAAGGGTTACGAACAGAGTAACCTTAATTGTTTAGAACTTGTTCGTGTGCTTCTTCGATTATTAACTGAAGTCGTTACTTACGAAACTTCCTTATTTCTGAATTTTCtggatgaaaaaatttCCGCTgaacttttacttttgggAACTCTTCAGTTATCTATGCCATGGAATCAAGTTCAAGAGTCACTAGCCTTCCAATGGTGTTCGGATTTTTTCAGTAACTTTCCCCAACAcaagtttgtttttcatagGATTGAGCATACGAATCCCCAATTTctctttgcatttttgcGAAGCTTATGGCTTAAAGACAGCCTGTCGATTGGCCAAATTGTCAGTTTTATtgttgaaaataattttgTCGAGCATGTCAATAGTATTCAGCCTAATCGTTTTGCTTTAGAGATTGCAGCTCTTGCTTGTGCTCGTAAGGCAATTAATTTTCAAGCATGGCTCGATGGAAGGTTATCCGAATTTGAAGATGCTGAAAGCCTCAATATTTTTCTGGTTGAAGTCTTAGACTTTTTAATGGTCCATGCTGCTTTGCAAAAATCACCAACCGAGAATAAGGAACAAGTCATACCGTTATCTATTGATGTCGTTAATATTCTTTTAACTACGCTAATGGATAATGTTAGCATTTCAGAGGAAGTTAGCGAGCACATAAAGGATGTACAGATTCTTTGCCTTCAGGTTTACCCCCGTCTTTTCGCCCTTGGGCATGATCGTGACGATCTTATAATAAATGTTAATGGTACGAATTCCTTCTCTCCCGATGTGGAAGCTGAAGTAGAATCGTTTTTCCAAGCATTATACGAGCGCAAGTTATCCATTGGTAAAATTGTGCTCACTCTGCAAACTTTTAAGAAATCCGAGGATCCTCGTGATTTGGATTTATTCGCTTGTCTGCAACACAGTCTTTTTGATGAGTATAGGTTCTTCCCTGATTATCCTCTGGAAGCTTTGGCACTAACTGCGGTTTTATTTGGCAGTTTAATTCAATTCGAtctcctttcttttgtacCACTGGGTGTTGCTTTGCGTTATGTGTATCAAGCTCTTTTAATGCCTACAGATACCAAGATGTTCAGATTTGGTATGCAAGCCTTAGTGCAATTTCAGGACAAGCTTCCAAAGTATATAAATTATTGTAATCTGATTCTCGGAATCCCTTCTTTACAACTAACTCGACCTGACATTTATAACTCTATTAAAGAGATGATTGCTTCCGCAGAAACTTCAACCTTGGAAGCTGAAAAGGAGGTTGTGATACCGGAAACTTCTGCTCTTCCGAGTCCCAAATTGCCTTCTTATTCATTTGTTTCCATTAGGGTACCAGCATTATCTTTTCCCAGTGTTAGCGGGGAAATTCAGGAGTCAGTTTGCGACAACATTCTTTTCGCTTTGAATAATCTATCGCAACTTAATTTTAATGAGAAATTACAGACTGTCAAAGAAAGTTTAAAACCTCCTTATTTAGCATGGTTTTCTCACTATATAGTTACGCAACGTGTTAGTCGGGAAGCCAATTTTCTTACTTTATATAGTaagtttttggaagaattaaaaagtaACGACTTATATAAAATCGTTTTCCGAGATACTTTGCAAGCGGCGTTGGACATCTTAGATTTGGACAGTGAGACATTGTCTTCCATCGAGAAGTCTAGTTTGAAAAACCTGGGATCATGGTTGGGAAGTATAACTTTGGCTAGGAACAAATCTATCACTACGATGAATGTCTCATTCAAGGATCTATTACTCGAGGGTGTCGACAGTGAGAGAATTGACCGGGTACTTCCTTTTGTATGCAAAGTACTGGAGAAGGTTACATCGTCAGATGTGTTCAAACCACCGAATCCTTGGTTGATGGGAATTCTGAGGTTACTGGTTGAATTATATCAATTTGCTGACTTCCGTTTGAACATGAAGTTTGAAATAGAGTTATTATTGCAAAATATTAACGtgaaaattgaagaaattgagcCTTCGGAATTGTACAGGAATCATTTGATCCGTAAAGCCGATTTAGAGAGGGATCTTCCAGAAGATGTTGGAAGCCAAGACTTGCGGAGCGATGCAAATATCATAATGCAATATATCGCAGCAGCTTCACCTCAAATAATCGTTTCTGATGCTGTTACTCAgatatttggaaaatctAAAGCCGCAATAAAAAACAGTATGCACCTAATCATACAGCAATCAGTCTTGGAGATTATATCTGCTGTTGTTAGGCGGTCTGTGGGTATATCAGCCATAACCACTGAGAGCTTAATACAAAAAGACTTTGCAGCTGAATCGAATCCTTCAAGTTTATTGTTGGCTGCTAGGCAAATGGCTAAAACACTAGCCGGAAATTTGGCCATGGTTACATGTCGGGAGCCCTTACAAATGCTGATGATTAACAATTTGCGCACAATGATTTTACAGGATGTAGAAAACGTACATGCGGCCGTTGCTCAAGCCATAGATGAGCTTGTGCTTCAAAATCTGTTCATTGCCAGCTCTATTGTTGAGACTGTGGCATCCGAAACTGCCATTGCTGAGATTGATGCAGAAATTGAACCTATGATTGTTGAACGTGTTCATCATAGAAAAACCAACCCAAATGTTCCTTTTGTTGATCCTGCTGGTGCAGCAAATTTACATCTTAATTTGCCTGGAATATTGAAGCTTTCTTCTGATTTAGCTCCCCAGCAATTTCAACTATACGAAAATTTTGATCGCCTAAGCCTGTTTACCATTATGAGTAACTCTGGATACGGCAATGTGAGCGAGGCTCGATCAGAAGTTGCTGAGGGTTCAGAAACACCAAATGAAAGCGTGAATGTTCCTATGGAAGATGAAGTAAATCAGGCTGCATTAAATTACGCCCGAAATCTTTTGATGGTAATAGCACAGATTTTACAACTGTCCAGTCAAGTACCGTTTACTAGTATGCAAGAGGTACCTGCTGAGCATGAGTTCCACGATTTGGTCAATCAATTCCTGACGGGTGTTGCTGCAATCAACCATCCTATTGCTGATcatgtctttcttttgtgtGCACAGGAATGTTGTCGAATTCTTTTAACCGAAAGTGCTTCTCCCTTTATTCTAGAAGTGTTCTGCGCAATTTTAGAATACATATGTCAAGCTTCTAAAAAGACCGCTATAAGTGTTTCGTTGTATTGGAACTTTTCTAGTGATATTGAGAAGCTGAATCTTCCTGTCATCCTTAGTCTAATTCGTTTTGGTATCTTGACAACTGCCGAGGTAGACTACCATGTTGCTCGGGGTATTGACGGTGAACAAGGTAAAGGTCCCGTTACTACATTCGCTATAGGATTACTGAACACTGCTGTTAGCGGAGAAAATCCTATGGCATTGCCGGGTAATTTTGTGAACTCTATCAGTAGTCTTTATAAACACAGCCCTATATTTGCTGGCGAGGTGAAGGAAGCTTACGACCAGTTGTTTGAGTCCATGGGTAAAATTGCCTCTCCAGCACAGGATATTTTGGCAGTGCTTGATAATAAGGAGCAACTGAATGATCAAATGATAATTATATTCGTTTCTTGGGTTCATCTGTTACGCAACTCTGCAACTGATGATGCTCTTAAGgctgcttttgtttatcaACTTCATAAACAGGGAATTCTAGGTGATTTGGAATTGGCAATACAGTTCTTCCGCTGCAATTTGGAAGCTGTTCTAGTTGCTTTCCTGGAAGCTGCATCAGCGAATGCACCAGATTACTGTAATGTAGATGCTTTTGCATCTCTAATAGTAAATGTTGTGAAATACTCCGAAGCTAAAAGTGAAGAGAGTACGAGCTTGACCAAGAGTGTCTTTTTCCGAAAGATTATGGCTCTTATTACAGGGATTTTTGCCGAATTGCATAATGCAATGGATGAATTTGTTCATCAAAAGACGTTCTTTAGATTATTTTCGAGTATTCTATCCGAACTTGATGAAAGCAACGATGCGTTtgaatcaaatttttcGGATATATTCATCATAATTCTTCGCAGTCTTCTTGCTGTCCAACCCAATTACTTCCCTGCCTTTACATTTGCATGGTTAAGTTTGATTTCACATGCTTATCTTTTGCCCAAGATTCTAATGGCTAATAATGAAGAGATCAATAGTCTGTATAGTGAAATTTTAGCCgcatttttgaaatttttaagCTTAAAGGATGGATATGACAAGGCACAGTTTAAGTTGTTATATAATGGATTTTTACGTATCGTTCTTGTCTTGCTGCACGATTTCCCTGGCTTTTTGGCAACTCATTGCTATCATTTGATTCCTCATATTCCTTTGGAATGCGTACAACTGCGGAATATGATTTTGAGTGCTTTCCCTAACGATATGCATTTACCCGATCCTTTTGCACAAGGCTTAAAAGTAGGAAGATTGCCGGAGGTGGCTTGTGCTCCTTTGATTTCTGATAATATCCTGTCTTCTTTGGATGATTTTGGATCTCAATTAAGCCTAGATACTTGTTTGATTTCTAATAAACCAGCTGACGTCGGCAAGTTATACCTTGAAGCTTTTTCAAGTCTTGAGTCTTCTGAAGAACTGAATGAATGGgctaatttatttattttgtgGCTTATTCGATTCGCTACAAAGGATTTACAGTTGAAGCAGGCACCTCAGTTCCAACCGAAATCTCCCGAGTGCGTGATTATTAGTACACTTAATAAGCATTGCAACTCTAGATGCCGTTACTTCTTGTTGACAGCTATTGCAAATCAACTACGTTATCCAAGTAGTTATACATATTATGCCagctgtttctttttatacCTCTTCAAAAGTTCCTCAAATATTCCCCAAGAGCTGCTTATAAAGGAACAGATGACGATGGTTTTATTAGAAAGAATTATATGCAATCGTCCTCATCCATGGGGACTTTTAATCACTTTCACTGaacttttaaagaatgaagattataatttttggaaacatcCTTATATCCGACGAAATGACGAAATTAGAAGATTGTTTGATAGTCTTCATGAACATATTATGGCCCCCTCGGCAAACATAATGAATGcaagagaagaaggaaCAGAGATTATGGGTCAAGTCTAA
- the erg2 gene encoding C-8 sterol isomerase Erg2, whose protein sequence is MKCLKLFGLLLPAIAAAIYYIQVNLTSFYRFDPAKLQELSQQSIELYGNDTRGLLYDLNKRLIAEYGDLIFPMNDDEWVQNNAGGAMGNMFILHASFTEYLIFFGTPIGTEGHSGLHMADDYFTILIGRQLAASANDLEAREYRPGDQHYHKWGQSAQYSMPSGKPCFALELAQGWIPSMLPFGFIATFFSTLDFPTLYKTVYFTVIRMIKSFLLSKF, encoded by the coding sequence ATGAAGTGCTTAAAGTTATTCGGACTTTTGCTACCAGCTATTGCTGCTGCCATTTACTATATTCAAGTAAACCTAACTTCCTTTTACAGATTCGATCCCGCCAAACTACAAGAGCTGTCTCAACAGTCCATTGAGCTCTATGGAAATGATACTCGTGGATTATTGTACGACTTAAACAAGCGTTTAATTGCTGAGTATGGTGATTTAATCTTCCCTATGAACGACGACGAGTGGGTCCAAAACAACGCTGGTGGTGCTATGGGTAATATGTTTATCCTTCACGCTTCTTTCACTGAGTACctcattttctttggtacTCCCATTGGAACTGAGGGTCACAGCGGTTTACACATGGCTGATGATTACTTTACAATCTTGATCGGCCGTCAGCTTGCTGCTTCTGCTAACGACTTGGAAGCTCGTGAATACCGTCCGGGTGATCAACATTACCACAAGTGGGGACAAAGCGCTCAATACAGTATGCCCTCTGGTAAACCCTGCTTTGCTCTTGAGTTGGCCCAGGGCTGGATTCCCAGTATGCTTCCTTTTGGGTTTATTGCTACCTTCTTTTCGACACTTGATTTCCCTACTCTCTACAAAACCGTTTACTTTACTGTCATTCGTATGATCAAGAGCTTCCTTCTTAGTAAGTTCTAA
- the fft1 gene encoding SMARCAD1 family ATPase Fft1: protein MLDKESKDLVTVPSPSPPGTPVRENHQIFINSSPIEESPVRNTGREIDQSGLHLASRKDFRDRLNPLTLESVAPEDTNSQKKINRILQEKNDESIVSRIEAKTKSNNRDNSEMNDAMNTETMESKINFVKRRFPELDENDIVDKLKKFNWKENMVLHKLTFQRLLKEPGGRVGNKNSRKEKNNKPEKAALPKTHIPRKRDLQNGEPVEPTKSRKKTSRVIQLSEEEEEEEEDEDEEDRTSTFPLKNTEYEKENTPNPAFEDASVEEFDKHQVQNVSDEESDYDKRVLDFLNSCSLQELIDVSSCPHDIVEYFITKRPYPSLNKAEVVHKKKVTDKQKRSKSDSFKVGKKVVNSTYEVLQGFDAVDSLINRCENYGRLIANTLKNWHNIQQDKNHEECIPMDYMEEQPGLLAPGVTLKNYQIMGVNWLRLMYHADLSGILADEMGLGKTCQVIAFLASVKENNIRGPHLIVVPASTLENWLREFAKFCPSLRVEEYSGSQAERIEKRYYLTDNEYDVLVTNYHMASGSRDDRAFLRRQRFNICVFDEGHYLKNRMSERYKHLMNITAKFRLLITGTPLQNNLKELISLLAFMLPKMFDSNMQGLDIIYKIKPSTDGNFERAYLSQQRISRAKSIMNPFILRRKKADVLSDLPEKKQLVEYCHMEPSQKDIYVKLIKMRNDSSSNRENIIMQLRKVVNHQLLFRSIYSLETLRTMSKRILREDQYLDANESYIYEDMEVMSDFELHHLCMQFKSLHQFQLQGEPWMKSGKVNKLVSLLHESKSEDRILIFSQFTQVLDILELVLKTIGIKFLRLDGSTPVDTRQSLLDEFYENPEYKVFLLSTKSGGFGINLTCANVVVMYDCSFNPFDDLQAEDRAHRVGQTRPVSVYRLVTENSIEENIRKLAATKLTLESSLTTESERIQKEITEDLIHSLPR from the exons ATGTTGgacaaagaaagtaaagaCTTAGTTACTGTACCAAGCCCATCTCCTCCTGGTACGCCAGTACGCGAGAATCAtcaaattttcataaacagTTCCCCAATAGAAGAGTCTCCCGTACGGAACACTGGGCGTGAAATTGATCAAAGTGGTTTACATTTGgcttcaagaaaagattttcGAGACAGGCTGAACCCTTTAACTTTGGAATCGGTGGCACCTGAAGATACCAACAgtcaaaaaaagataaacagAATccttcaagaaaagaacgaCGAGTCAATTGTTTCAAGAATTGAGGCTAAgacaaaatcaaataacAGGGATAATTCTGAAATGAATGATGCTATGAACACTGAAACGAtggaatcaaaaataaattttgtaaaacGTCGATTTCCTGAGCTGGACGAAAATGATATAGTcgataaattaaaaaagtttaattggaaagaaaacatgGTACTTCATAAACTTACGTTTCAGAGACTACTAAAAGAACCAGGTGGGCGTGTTGGTAATAAAAATTCtcggaaagaaaaaaacaataaaccAGAGAAAGCTGCGTTACCAAAAACTCAtattccaagaaaaagagactTGCAAAATGGGGAACCTGTTGAACCTACTAAATCTCGAAAAAAGACTTCGCGTGTTATTCAGCTTTCtgaggaagaggaagaggaagaggaagatgaagatgaagaagacaGAACTAGTACGTTTCCATTAAAGAATACCGAGTacgaaaaggaaaatacaCCTAATCCAGCTTTCGAAGATGCCTCAGTGGAAGAATTTGATAAACATCAAGTTCAAAACGTGAGCGATGAAGAATCTGACTATGATAAGCGAGtgcttgattttttaaacagTTGTTCCCTACAGGAGTTGATAGATGTATCTAGTTGCCCGCATGATATTGTAGAATATTTCATTACGAAGAGGCCATATCCAAGCTTAAATAAGGCCGAAGTCGTTcataagaaaaaagttactgacaaacaaaagcgatCAAAATCGGACTCTTTTAAAGTGGGCAAAAAGGTTGTGAATTCTACGTATGAAGTTTTACAAGGGTTTGACGCTGTTGATTCCTTAATTAATCGCTGTGAAAATTACGGACGCCTCATAGCAAACACATTAAAAAACTGGCATAACATTCAACAAGATAAAAATCACGAAGAATGCATACCAATGGATTACATGGAAGAGCAGCCCGGATTGTTGGCACCTGGAGTAACACTGAAAAATTACCAAATAATGGGTGTTAATTGGTTACGTTTAATGTATCATGCTGATTTGTCGGGTATTTTGGCAGACGAAATGGGACTTGGTAAAACCTGTCAGGTAATTGCATTTTTGGCTTCAGTGAAGGAAAACAACATTAGAGGTCCCCATTTAATCGTGGTTCCTGCCTCTACCCTTGAGAACTGGCTTCGTGAGTTTGCTAAATTTTGCCCATCTTTGCGAGTAGAAGAATACTCAGGAAGCCAAGCTGAGAGGATAGAGAAAAGATATTATTTGACAGACAACGAATATGATGTTTTGGTAACAAACTATCATATGGCTTCGGGTTCTAGAGATGACAGAGCTTTCTTACGGAGACAAAGGTTTAAT ATTTGtgtttttgatgaaggTCACTACTTAAAAAATCGGATGTCAGAAAGATATAAACATTTGATGAATATTACAGCCAAATTTCGCCTTTTAATTACTGGAACGCCGTTACAGAATAACTTGAAAGAGCTAATT TCTTTACTTGCCTTTATGTTACCCAAGATGTTTGATAGTAATATGCAAGGACTGGAtataatttacaaaattaaGCCCTCTACGGAtggaaattttgaaagagcTTATCTTTCTCAACAAAGAATTTCTAGAGCAAAATCAATCATGAATCCCTTCATCCTTCGCCGCAAAAAGGCCGATGTTTTGTCTGACCTTCCcgagaaaaaacaactcGTAGAGTATTGTCATATGGAACCTAGTCAAAAGGATATCTACGTAAAATTAATTAAGATGAGAAACGATTCTTCCAGTAATCGTGAAAACATTATAATGCAACTTCGAAAAGTTGTCAATCACCAGCTGTTGTTCCGTTCTATATACTCTTTAGAAACCTTGAGGACGATGtcaaaaaggattttaCGAGAGGATCAATATTTAGACGCCAATGAAAGTTATATATATGAAGATATGGAAGTCATGTCGGATTTTGAACTTCACCATCTCTGTATGCAATTCAAGTCTCTGCATCAGTTTCAACTGCAAGGAGAACCTTGGATGAAGTCgggaaaagtaaacaagtTAGTTTCACTGTTGCATGAATCTAAAAGTGAGGATcgaattttgatttttagTCAATTCACTCAAGTATTAGATATACTTGAGCTCGTCCTGAAAACCATTGGAATCAAGTTTTTGAGACTTGATGGCTCTACTCCGGTAGATACGAGACAAAGTTTACTCGATGAGTTTTACGAGAACCCAGAGTATAAagtgtttttgctttcgaCAAAGTCAGGGGGTTTTGGAATCAATCTGACTTGTGCAAACGTTGTCGTCATGTATGATTGTTCTTTCAATCCTTTTGATGATTTACAGGCAGAAGACCGTGCCCATCGAGTTGGGCAAACACGACCTGTTTCTGTTTATCGCCTAGTTACGGAAAATAGCATTGAG GAAAACATACGCAAGTTGGCAGCTACAAAGCTGACTCTTGAGTCGAGCCTTACGACAGAATCTGAAAGGATTCAAAAGGAGATTACTGAAGATCTGATTCATAGCTTACCTcgataa